In a genomic window of Punica granatum isolate Tunisia-2019 chromosome 6, ASM765513v2, whole genome shotgun sequence:
- the LOC116210158 gene encoding aspartyl protease family protein At5g10770-like — MAVFRSRTSALFLLLLVLLFHLPLLFSGRELEKKHVHGADMGLNSYRHMLKMKSLVPASTCNPPPTERVGSLPLVHRQGPGSPLLEERPQRRNSTLIFLWDQPRINSIRRSLASSSSSPSSIGNDLDGTNLRIPVIPSEGGREYVVTVGLGTPTRDLPMIFDTGSNLTWTQCLPCPTQGCCPQIDRCFEPSKSSTYSDPSCSPSCNYSASYADNSFSYGYYAQDTLTLSADYTFPNFIFGCGQNNSDGFSNNAGILGLARGDYSLISQTTSTFALIFCYCIPPTYNGQGYLLFGMGALKNCQTNQYTSILPDQTKPSWYFVELLGITIGNQTLEFSELVPSSSSSRTIIDSGTTISRLPPSVYAALRDEFKKEMSEYPVARQHLPSLGLDTCYNLEGYDSVALPKVVLNFDGADVNVDPSGVVWRESDSQVCLAFTPKEKENDQTIIGSTQQRNLNILYNIQENKVEFGTGSCGS, encoded by the exons ATGGCCGTTTTCCGTTCCCGGACCTCtgctctgtttcttcttcttcttgttcttctatTTCATCTTCCTCTGCTCTTTTCTGGTCGCGAATTGGAGAAAAAACATGTTCACGGGGCAGACATGGGGTTGAACAGCTATCGCCATATGCTCAAAATGAAGTCTCTAGTCCCAGCATCTACCTGCAACCCTCCTCCCACAG AACGAGTTGGATCACTACCTTTAGTTCACAGGCAAGGGCCCGGCTCACCGCTCCTCGAGGAAAGGCCGCAACGCCGCAACTCAACCTTGATATTCCTGTGGGACCAGCCTCGAATTAACTCCATCAGACGTTCTCTcgcctcatcatcatcatcaccttCCAGCATTGGAAATGACCTTGATGGCACTAACCTCAGGATACCTGTTATCCCCTCTGAAGGGGGAAGGGAGTACGTGGTCACAGTTGGCCTCGGCACTCCCACACGTGATCTTCCAATGATATTTGACACAGGTAGTAACCTGACGTGGACCCAGTGCCTGCCCTGCCCTACTCAAGGCTGCTGTCCCCAGATTGACCGTTGTTTTGAACCATCCAAGTCCTCCACCTACTCCGACCCATCATGCTCTCCGAGTTGCAACTACAGTGCCTCCTATGCAGATAACTCCTTCTCCTATGGATACTATGCGCAGGACACCCTCACGCTTAGTGCCGATTATACATTTCCAAACTTCATCTTTGGCTGTGGACAGAACAATAGCGATGGTTTCAGCAACAACGCCGGCATTTTAGGCCTTGCTCGAGGTGATTATTCCTTGATTTCACAAACGACAAGCACTTTTGCACTGATTTTCTGCTATTGTATTCCTCCCACATACAATGGACAGGGCTACCTCCTTTTTGGTATGGGAGCTCTTAAAAACTGCCAAACCAATCAGTACACCAGTATCTTGCCTGACCAGACTAAGCCGTCCTGGTACTTCGTCGAACTCCTTGGAATCACCATTGGGAATCAAACACTAGAGTTTTCAGAGTTGGTAccgtcatcttcttcttctaggACTATAATCGACTCCGGGACCACTATCAGTCGCCTTCCTCCCTCAGTCTACGCAGCACTTCGGGATGAATTCAAGAAAGAGATGTCAGAGTATCCCGTTGCTCGGCAACACCTGCCTTCTCTAGGCTTGGATACGTGCTATAACCTCGAGGGTTATGACAGCGTGGCCTTACCGAAGGTGGTTCTGAATTTCGATGGTGCCGATGTCAATGTTGACCCATCTGGAGTTGTTTGGAGGGAGAGCGACTCTCAAGTCTGCTTGGCTTTCACACCaaaggagaaggagaatgacCAGACCATAATTGGCAGCACGCAGCAGAGGAACCTCAACATTCTATACAACATACAGGAGAACAAGGTTGAGTTCGGGACTGGCAGCTGTGGCAGTTGA